Proteins co-encoded in one Stutzerimonas stutzeri genomic window:
- a CDS encoding GDP-mannose 4,6-dehydratase, which produces MRKVLITGVTGFTGRYMAEELAAHGYEVHGLSYRRPVDELPSAVSAIHCCSLNDAETLRTLLLEIRPTYVVHLAAVSFVAHTDADAIYNANLLGTRHLLEALRVTATGVEGVLLASSANVYGNATEGVLDESSPFAPANDYAVSKAAMEFLARLYVGRLPLIITRPFNYTGIGQAEQFLIPKIVAHTRRRAEVVELGNLDIARDFCDVRQVVQAYRRLLETPAAIGETVNICSGSAYTLEYVLQQAAAISGHRLEVRVNPAFVRSADVKNLFGCRTKLDSLIGDLPQIELRETLRWMIENPTSN; this is translated from the coding sequence ATGCGCAAAGTGCTGATTACCGGCGTCACCGGGTTTACCGGCCGCTATATGGCAGAAGAACTCGCAGCCCACGGCTACGAGGTTCACGGCCTCAGCTATCGTCGCCCCGTAGACGAGCTGCCTTCGGCGGTTTCGGCCATTCACTGCTGTTCGCTGAATGATGCCGAGACCCTGCGAACGCTGTTGTTGGAAATCCGGCCGACCTATGTGGTGCATCTGGCTGCGGTGTCTTTCGTCGCGCACACCGATGCGGACGCCATCTACAACGCCAATCTGCTCGGGACGCGCCATTTACTCGAGGCACTACGGGTCACCGCCACGGGCGTCGAAGGTGTGCTGCTGGCCAGCAGTGCGAACGTCTACGGCAATGCGACCGAAGGCGTACTGGACGAGTCCTCCCCCTTTGCCCCGGCCAACGACTATGCCGTGAGCAAGGCGGCCATGGAGTTTCTGGCGAGACTGTATGTCGGCAGGTTGCCACTGATCATCACGCGGCCGTTCAACTACACCGGCATCGGCCAGGCCGAACAATTTCTCATCCCCAAGATCGTCGCGCACACACGTCGTCGTGCCGAGGTCGTCGAGTTGGGCAACCTGGATATCGCACGCGATTTCTGCGACGTACGCCAAGTCGTCCAGGCTTACAGACGCTTGCTCGAAACACCCGCAGCCATTGGCGAAACCGTCAACATCTGTTCGGGCTCGGCATACACGCTGGAATACGTGCTGCAGCAGGCCGCGGCCATTTCCGGCCATCGTCTGGAAGTCCGGGTCAATCCGGCATTCGTGCGCAGTGCCGACGTCAAGAACCTGTTCGGCTGTCGAACGAAGCTGGACTCGCTCATAGGCGATCTTCCCCAGATCGAACTGCGCGAAACCTTGCGCTGGATGATCGAAAACCCGACGTCCAACTGA
- the gmd gene encoding GDP-mannose 4,6-dehydratase, whose translation MKAIITGITGQDGAYLAELLLEKGYTVYGTFRRTSSVNFWRIEELGIDKHPNLHLVEYDLTDLSSSIRLLESSGATEVYNLAAQSFVGVSFEQPLTTLDITGAGAVNLLEAIRIVNPKIRYYQASTSEMFGKVQAIPQIETTPFYPRSPYGVAKLYAHWMTINYRESYDIFGCSGILFNHESPLRGREFVTRKITDSVAKIKLGQLDVLELGNIDAKRDWGYAKEYVEGMWRMLQADEPDVFVLATNRTETVRDFVTLAFKAVDTELQWEGTGEQEQAIDAATGKVVMRVNPKFYRPAEVDLLIGDPQKAKDVLGWEPKTTLEQLCRMMVDADLRRNQQGFSF comes from the coding sequence ATGAAAGCGATCATCACGGGTATTACAGGGCAAGACGGCGCCTATCTGGCCGAACTTCTGCTGGAGAAGGGCTACACCGTATATGGCACGTTTCGTCGTACCAGCTCGGTAAACTTCTGGCGAATCGAAGAGTTGGGCATCGACAAGCATCCCAACCTGCATCTCGTTGAATACGACCTCACCGATCTCTCCTCCAGCATCCGGCTGTTGGAAAGCTCCGGCGCCACCGAGGTATACAACCTCGCCGCGCAAAGTTTCGTTGGCGTGTCGTTCGAGCAACCGCTGACCACCCTGGACATCACCGGCGCGGGCGCAGTGAACCTGCTGGAAGCCATCCGCATCGTCAATCCGAAGATTCGCTACTACCAAGCGTCCACCTCGGAGATGTTCGGCAAGGTCCAGGCCATCCCCCAGATCGAAACGACCCCGTTCTATCCGCGCAGCCCCTACGGCGTCGCCAAGCTCTATGCGCACTGGATGACGATCAACTATCGCGAGTCCTACGACATCTTCGGTTGCAGTGGCATCCTGTTCAATCACGAGTCACCGCTGCGTGGCCGCGAATTCGTGACCCGCAAGATCACCGACTCGGTGGCCAAGATCAAGCTGGGCCAGCTGGATGTGCTGGAGCTGGGCAACATCGACGCGAAGCGTGACTGGGGTTATGCCAAGGAGTACGTCGAGGGTATGTGGCGCATGCTGCAAGCCGATGAACCCGATGTCTTCGTACTGGCGACCAACCGCACCGAAACCGTACGCGACTTCGTGACCCTGGCCTTCAAAGCGGTCGACACCGAGTTGCAGTGGGAAGGTACTGGCGAACAGGAACAGGCGATCGACGCAGCGACCGGCAAGGTCGTCATGCGGGTCAATCCCAAGTTCTATCGTCCTGCTGAGGTGGACCTGCTCATCGGCGATCCGCAAAAGGCCAAGGACGTGCTGGGCTGGGAGCCGAAGACCACGCTGGAGCAGCTGTGCCGGATGATGGTCGACGCAGACCTGCGTCGCAATCAACAGGGCTTTTCCTTCTGA
- a CDS encoding WecB/TagA/CpsF family glycosyltransferase encodes MSNDTSAFGIDFFSGNKKTLLSYIREGVKQPYSFVVTPNVDHLVQLEHDEALRDAYAKARWRLCDSRILLSLLSRLGVHLDEAIPGSDLTLDLLKWADEEQLRVVLIGSLESEADKLRAIYPGIELYHYNPPMGFIKKPDEVQRCLQFVRENPSELVLYAVGTPRGEILAAATQSHERTGMGFSIGASISFATGTIKRAPKWMREYKLEWLHRMCMEPRRLAKRYWIDALYIVPAFLREKSARHKASPAKQQS; translated from the coding sequence GTGTCAAATGATACTAGTGCGTTCGGAATAGATTTTTTTTCCGGCAATAAAAAGACGTTATTGAGCTACATCCGTGAGGGCGTCAAACAACCCTATTCGTTTGTAGTAACGCCGAATGTCGACCACCTCGTTCAACTCGAGCACGACGAGGCGCTGCGCGATGCCTACGCCAAGGCGCGCTGGAGGCTATGTGACAGCCGTATCCTGCTGTCGCTCCTGAGCCGCCTGGGCGTGCATCTGGATGAGGCGATCCCCGGCAGCGACCTGACCCTGGACCTTCTCAAATGGGCCGACGAAGAGCAGCTGCGTGTGGTGCTGATCGGCTCGCTGGAAAGTGAAGCCGACAAGCTGCGAGCGATCTACCCCGGTATCGAGCTCTATCACTACAACCCGCCGATGGGGTTTATCAAGAAGCCTGACGAGGTGCAGCGTTGCCTGCAGTTCGTTCGTGAAAACCCATCGGAACTGGTCCTGTACGCCGTGGGAACGCCACGCGGGGAAATCCTCGCGGCCGCGACCCAATCGCACGAGCGCACCGGTATGGGCTTCAGCATCGGCGCGTCCATTTCCTTCGCGACCGGCACGATCAAGCGCGCGCCGAAGTGGATGCGTGAATACAAACTCGAATGGCTGCACCGCATGTGCATGGAGCCGCGCCGGCTGGCCAAGCGGTACTGGATCGACGCGCTTTATATCGTGCCCGCTTTTTTGCGGGAAAAGAGCGCCAGGCATAAAGCCAGTCCGGCCAAGCAGCAATCCTGA
- a CDS encoding glycosyltransferase family 2 protein yields MNVALILNYKAATETISCAESLLEHCLTIDHIVIVDNDSQDGSDRALQQWLDEKPSAKVTLLCNPENNGYAGGNNYGLRWAMENLQPEYFWVINNDTYVDSDAFSPLLEALKRDDRQFVGSLVLSADTGRLECYGGGKLYPILGKARLLGKNQSVDALQHQAPQLDPDYIMGCSLAFSAALTKEIGLMDESYFMYFEEVDWQYRARRFGISIQVVPQSRLFHYGSLSLGNRSAFYHYYRNRAATRFNKRFYGPVFALVSAFLLSAVTTLKEFRNPALAWSGIKGAFKGVAMSVK; encoded by the coding sequence ATGAACGTCGCACTTATTCTCAACTACAAAGCTGCTACTGAAACTATCAGCTGTGCTGAGAGCCTGCTCGAACATTGTTTGACGATCGACCATATCGTCATCGTTGACAATGACTCCCAGGACGGCTCCGATCGCGCTTTGCAGCAATGGCTCGATGAAAAGCCTTCGGCCAAGGTCACGTTGCTCTGCAACCCCGAGAATAATGGCTATGCGGGCGGTAATAACTACGGCTTGCGCTGGGCGATGGAAAACCTCCAGCCCGAATACTTCTGGGTTATCAACAACGATACCTATGTCGACAGCGATGCCTTTTCGCCGTTGCTCGAAGCGTTGAAGCGCGATGACCGGCAGTTCGTGGGTTCCCTGGTATTGAGTGCCGACACCGGGCGCCTGGAGTGTTATGGCGGAGGCAAGTTGTACCCCATCCTCGGCAAGGCCCGCCTGCTGGGCAAGAACCAGAGCGTCGATGCACTCCAACACCAGGCGCCGCAACTCGACCCGGACTACATCATGGGTTGCAGCCTCGCCTTTTCAGCCGCGCTGACCAAGGAAATCGGTCTGATGGATGAAAGCTACTTCATGTATTTCGAAGAAGTGGATTGGCAATACCGCGCCAGACGTTTTGGAATTTCCATCCAGGTAGTTCCGCAAAGCCGCCTGTTTCACTATGGCTCGCTCAGTCTCGGCAACCGCTCGGCTTTTTATCATTACTATCGCAACCGCGCAGCCACTCGCTTCAACAAGCGATTCTACGGACCGGTTTTCGCACTTGTTTCCGCATTCCTGCTTTCGGCTGTTACCACACTCAAGGAATTCAGAAATCCCGCCCTCGCCTGGTCGGGAATCAAGGGCGCCTTCAAGGGAGTAGCAATGAGTGTCAAATGA
- a CDS encoding glycoside hydrolase family 5 protein, whose translation MARRILLPLSTTTIRLLAGVALAGCAVLAQAQPSEKSSGIDLIGINLSAANFAPHVTPGKLGTHYFYPDEKYFAYYAQKNIRLIRFPFIWERLQHDLDLGLNFDQVRLLERTLDYAAKYDQKVILDMHNYARYKGKLIGSGSVPYEAYANVWRKLAERFKGHPALLGYDIMNEPHSTKGLWPAAAQAAVDAIRQVDMETLIFVEGDRWSSAFHWRKVNEDFLLDDPANKLVYEGHLYLDKDFSGRYADDESVDPMLGVERARPFIEWLQQHNLKGFLGEYGVPAHSETMLVAMDNLLGYLNEHCVPSAYWAGGPGWGKYVLAIEPIEGKDRPQMDVLQRHIGNDCTGYGPSPRR comes from the coding sequence ATGGCACGTCGCATTCTTTTGCCTCTGTCCACTACGACGATACGGTTGCTCGCTGGCGTGGCACTGGCCGGCTGTGCTGTGCTGGCGCAGGCCCAGCCCAGCGAGAAAAGCAGTGGTATCGACCTTATCGGCATCAACCTGTCGGCAGCCAACTTCGCCCCACATGTTACGCCCGGCAAGCTCGGCACCCATTATTTCTACCCGGATGAAAAATACTTCGCCTATTACGCGCAAAAGAACATTCGCCTGATCCGCTTTCCCTTCATCTGGGAACGGCTGCAGCACGATCTGGACCTGGGCCTCAACTTCGATCAGGTTCGCCTGCTCGAGCGCACGCTCGATTACGCGGCCAAGTACGATCAGAAAGTCATCCTCGACATGCACAACTACGCCCGCTACAAGGGCAAGTTGATCGGCTCGGGCAGCGTGCCCTACGAAGCCTACGCGAATGTCTGGCGCAAGCTGGCGGAGCGCTTCAAGGGCCACCCCGCTCTACTGGGCTACGACATCATGAACGAGCCCCACTCCACCAAAGGACTCTGGCCGGCAGCGGCCCAGGCGGCCGTGGATGCGATTCGCCAGGTCGACATGGAGACACTGATATTCGTCGAGGGCGACCGCTGGTCCAGCGCTTTCCACTGGCGCAAAGTCAACGAAGACTTCCTGCTCGATGATCCGGCGAACAAGCTCGTCTACGAAGGCCACCTGTACCTGGACAAGGACTTCTCCGGGCGTTACGCCGACGATGAGTCCGTCGATCCGATGCTGGGCGTAGAGCGTGCCAGACCCTTTATCGAGTGGCTGCAACAGCACAATCTCAAAGGGTTTCTTGGCGAGTACGGCGTTCCAGCGCACTCCGAAACCATGCTGGTCGCGATGGACAATCTGCTCGGCTATCTCAATGAGCACTGTGTGCCCAGCGCCTACTGGGCCGGCGGACCAGGCTGGGGCAAGTATGTCCTGGCTATCGAGCCCATCGAAGGCAAGGACCGGCCGCAGATGGACGTGCTGCAACGACACATTGGCAACGACTGCACAGGCTATGGACCGTCGCCACGTCGGTAA
- a CDS encoding polysaccharide biosynthesis tyrosine autokinase, whose protein sequence is MTTMPRPIYETKEEKDIDLAHLFDTFINNRALILTITGFFAALGVAYALLATPVYLAGAMIQIEPKNGLPSLTDVVNTTPAVSPAQTEIALLKSRSVVGGTVEALNLDIIIEPHHFPLIGGFIYRQFEPSTEGELGWYPEGFESYAWGGESLRVTHLIVPDQMHGEELTLEAAENNGFILRDPDGEVVAQGVVGELVETPDYAITVSELNARPGTTFTVIKNRTYATTEDYRNRLSAGELGKQSGIITVTLEGTDPDKAIEVLEEVARRYVDQNIARNAAEATQSLEFLNEQVPEVRKKLDAAQTALNKYQTGNRSVDITAETQSVLDRIVDLEKQISEQNLKRTEMERRFTRQHPNFQALMNQINQLKSQKAELEKQIGTLPSTQQELLRLTRDVEVSSETYAMLLNKTQELDIIRAGTVGNVRIVDHADADIDDPVKPNKPLIVIAATLLGVILATVFVYVREALKRGVENPEEIERSGIPVYAAIPFSEKQGALEKRLANYKRDKSSASYLLTINDPADLATEAMRSLRTSLHFAMIEAKNNILMITGPSPGVGKSFVTSNLAAVIAQSGKKVLLVDADMRKGYLHKVMRCQGEKGLSDILSGRITLFDAIQKTQLNNLHVIAHGQLPPNPSELLMHENFSRFVKEISGMYDMVIFDTPPILAVTDAALVGSQAGTTMMVTRYGLNGVKEIEFAKRRLEQNGLLVKGVIFNAVVRKASTYSEYGYYQYDYQSK, encoded by the coding sequence ATGACCACCATGCCCCGCCCCATATATGAAACCAAAGAGGAAAAGGACATTGACCTTGCCCACCTCTTTGACACCTTCATCAACAACCGCGCCCTGATCCTGACCATCACAGGATTCTTCGCTGCCCTGGGTGTCGCCTATGCGTTGCTGGCGACACCGGTGTACCTGGCGGGCGCGATGATTCAGATCGAGCCGAAAAACGGGCTGCCCAGCCTGACCGACGTGGTCAACACGACCCCGGCGGTATCACCGGCGCAGACCGAGATCGCGCTGCTCAAGTCGCGCTCCGTCGTCGGCGGCACGGTCGAGGCGCTGAATCTCGACATCATCATCGAGCCACACCACTTCCCCCTGATCGGCGGCTTTATCTATCGCCAGTTCGAACCGTCCACCGAGGGTGAGCTGGGCTGGTACCCCGAAGGGTTCGAATCCTACGCCTGGGGCGGCGAATCCCTGCGCGTGACGCACCTGATCGTGCCGGACCAGATGCACGGGGAAGAATTGACCCTGGAAGCCGCAGAGAACAATGGTTTCATCCTTCGTGACCCCGATGGCGAAGTGGTAGCCCAGGGCGTAGTCGGCGAGCTGGTCGAAACGCCGGACTACGCCATTACCGTCAGCGAACTCAACGCTCGACCCGGCACCACGTTCACGGTCATCAAGAACCGCACCTACGCGACCACCGAGGATTACCGTAACCGCCTGTCGGCCGGTGAGCTCGGCAAGCAGTCCGGCATCATCACCGTGACCCTCGAAGGCACCGATCCGGACAAGGCCATCGAAGTGCTCGAGGAAGTCGCGCGGCGTTATGTCGACCAGAACATCGCCCGCAATGCGGCCGAAGCGACCCAGAGCCTGGAATTCCTCAATGAGCAGGTGCCAGAAGTCCGCAAGAAGCTCGATGCGGCGCAGACGGCCCTGAACAAGTACCAGACCGGCAACCGTTCCGTGGATATCACGGCCGAGACCCAGTCGGTGCTCGATCGCATCGTCGATCTGGAAAAGCAGATCTCCGAGCAGAACCTCAAGCGCACCGAGATGGAGCGCCGCTTCACCCGTCAGCACCCGAATTTCCAGGCGCTGATGAATCAGATCAACCAGCTGAAGAGCCAGAAAGCCGAGCTGGAGAAGCAGATCGGCACGCTGCCCTCGACCCAGCAGGAACTGCTGCGTCTGACCCGTGATGTCGAGGTGTCGTCCGAAACCTATGCGATGCTGCTGAACAAGACCCAGGAACTGGACATCATCCGGGCCGGCACCGTGGGCAACGTTCGTATCGTCGACCACGCCGATGCCGACATCGACGACCCGGTCAAGCCGAACAAGCCCCTGATCGTCATCGCCGCTACGCTGCTCGGCGTCATCCTGGCCACGGTCTTCGTCTATGTTCGCGAAGCGCTCAAGCGTGGCGTGGAAAACCCGGAGGAAATCGAGCGCTCCGGCATCCCCGTGTACGCTGCTATTCCGTTCAGTGAAAAGCAGGGCGCGTTGGAAAAACGCCTGGCCAACTACAAGCGCGACAAGAGCAGTGCCTCTTACCTGCTGACGATCAACGACCCAGCCGATCTCGCGACCGAAGCCATGCGCAGCCTGCGCACCAGCTTGCACTTCGCGATGATCGAGGCCAAGAACAACATCCTGATGATCACCGGCCCCAGCCCGGGCGTGGGCAAGTCCTTCGTGACCAGCAACCTGGCTGCCGTCATCGCGCAGTCGGGCAAGAAGGTACTGCTGGTCGATGCGGACATGCGCAAGGGATACCTGCACAAGGTCATGCGCTGCCAGGGCGAAAAAGGCCTGTCGGACATCCTCTCCGGCCGCATCACGCTGTTCGACGCCATTCAGAAAACCCAGCTCAACAACCTGCACGTGATCGCCCACGGTCAGCTGCCGCCGAACCCATCCGAGCTGTTGATGCACGAGAACTTTTCTCGCTTCGTCAAGGAAATCAGCGGCATGTACGACATGGTGATCTTCGATACGCCGCCGATCCTCGCGGTGACCGATGCCGCGCTGGTCGGCAGTCAGGCGGGCACCACCATGATGGTGACTCGCTACGGCCTGAACGGTGTCAAGGAGATCGAATTCGCCAAGCGCCGTCTCGAGCAGAACGGATTGCTGGTCAAGGGCGTTATTTTCAACGCCGTGGTGCGCAAGGCATCGACCTACAGCGAATACGGTTACTACCAATACGACTATCAGAGCAAATAA
- a CDS encoding low molecular weight protein-tyrosine-phosphatase produces MFQNILIVCVGNICRSPAAEAMLLHRLQGKGLTISSAGIGALVGNPMDKTAHEVLTDHGLEHRAHRARQVDSDMLHQADLILAMEQSHIQHIRQMAPEVHGKTFLIGKWLDDMQIPDPFRQSKPAFEHVHSLLMQSVESWLPYLK; encoded by the coding sequence ATGTTTCAGAACATATTGATTGTCTGTGTCGGCAACATCTGCAGAAGCCCGGCGGCCGAAGCGATGCTGTTGCACAGACTCCAGGGAAAAGGGCTGACCATCAGCTCGGCAGGTATAGGTGCACTGGTAGGCAACCCTATGGACAAAACCGCACATGAAGTGCTGACCGATCACGGGCTGGAACACCGAGCCCACCGTGCTCGGCAGGTTGACAGCGACATGCTGCACCAGGCGGACCTGATCCTCGCCATGGAGCAGAGTCACATCCAGCATATTCGCCAGATGGCCCCCGAGGTCCACGGCAAGACCTTCCTGATAGGCAAGTGGCTGGATGACATGCAGATTCCCGACCCTTTTCGTCAATCCAAACCCGCATTCGAACATGTTCACAGCCTTCTGATGCAGTCCGTCGAAAGCTGGCTTCCTTACCTGAAATAA
- a CDS encoding undecaprenyl-phosphate glucose phosphotransferase, whose translation MRLQSVGTLEYAHPSFVDYFLASIRLIHGLTSVLPGVLLLLFLPLELPVGGGTFSTFLMFFGVISVVIFQSVGIYSEEVFSTLLRFRTMLVAWAAAFSLLIFMHQGLGMFSYLEAKHLTFWFVTSGVLFGAERLMMLALFRRLMAKGVYLQNAVILGGTDNGIRVAEYLAHHRDIRTGVLGFIDDRLERLPKTLADLPLLGNTRDLEQMIREEKVTQVLVALPWFADSRIGQVINELRKLPVNVLLVPDMVAFRHANKRITEVGGLPTLIASDLPLRGWSPMFKRIEDIILSSLALLAAAPVMLLLALAIKLDSRGPVLFKQKRYGYNNRLIEVYKFRSMYHERSDANADRQTTRDDDRITRVGRFIRKTSLDELPQLLNVFLGSMSMVGPRPHATATKAAGVLFEDAVSEYSARHRVKPGITGWAQINGYRGETDTLEKIEKRVEFDLDYIERWSVWFDIYILARTIPALLLNKDVY comes from the coding sequence ATGCGCTTACAGTCCGTTGGAACCCTTGAGTACGCCCACCCCAGTTTCGTTGATTACTTCCTAGCCAGTATTCGCCTGATCCACGGCCTCACCTCCGTGCTGCCCGGCGTCCTGTTGCTGCTGTTTCTGCCGCTGGAATTGCCGGTAGGCGGCGGGACCTTCAGCACCTTCCTGATGTTCTTCGGCGTCATCAGCGTGGTCATCTTCCAGTCGGTCGGCATCTACAGCGAAGAGGTGTTCAGCACGCTGCTGCGCTTCCGCACAATGCTGGTGGCCTGGGCCGCGGCGTTCAGCCTGCTGATCTTCATGCACCAAGGACTGGGCATGTTCAGCTATCTCGAAGCCAAGCACCTGACCTTCTGGTTCGTCACCAGCGGCGTGCTGTTCGGCGCCGAGCGCCTGATGATGCTTGCGCTGTTCCGTCGCCTGATGGCCAAAGGCGTCTATCTGCAGAATGCGGTCATTCTGGGCGGCACCGACAACGGCATACGTGTGGCTGAGTATCTGGCCCACCATCGCGACATCCGCACCGGCGTTCTCGGCTTCATCGACGACCGTCTTGAGCGCCTGCCCAAGACCCTTGCGGACCTGCCGTTGCTGGGCAACACCCGCGACCTGGAGCAGATGATTCGCGAAGAAAAGGTCACCCAGGTGCTGGTCGCATTGCCCTGGTTCGCCGACAGCCGTATCGGCCAAGTCATCAATGAACTGCGCAAGTTGCCGGTCAACGTGCTGCTGGTTCCGGACATGGTCGCGTTTCGTCATGCCAACAAGCGCATCACCGAAGTCGGCGGCCTGCCGACGCTGATCGCATCCGACCTGCCGCTGCGTGGCTGGTCGCCGATGTTCAAGCGCATCGAAGACATCATCCTGTCGAGCCTCGCCTTGCTCGCTGCCGCCCCGGTCATGCTGCTGCTGGCGCTGGCGATCAAGCTGGATTCCCGCGGTCCGGTGCTGTTCAAGCAAAAGCGCTACGGCTACAACAACCGCCTGATCGAAGTCTACAAATTCCGCTCCATGTACCACGAGCGCAGCGACGCTAATGCCGACCGCCAGACCACCCGTGACGACGATCGCATCACCCGCGTTGGCCGCTTCATCCGCAAGACCAGCCTCGACGAACTGCCCCAACTGCTGAATGTGTTCCTCGGCAGCATGTCCATGGTTGGCCCGCGCCCCCATGCGACCGCAACCAAGGCCGCCGGCGTGCTGTTCGAAGACGCCGTGTCGGAGTACTCCGCGCGCCACCGCGTCAAGCCAGGCATTACCGGCTGGGCACAGATCAACGGCTACCGCGGCGAAACAGACACCCTCGAAAAGATCGAAAAACGCGTCGAGTTCGACCTGGACTATATCGAACGCTGGTCGGTCTGGTTCGACATCTACATCCTCGCTCGCACCATCCCTGCGCTGCTGTTAAACAAGGACGTTTACTGA
- the yegS gene encoding lipid kinase YegS codes for MNTSKALLVLHGKQAVNEDLRAAVSEWRQLGNELAVRVTWEAGDTARLVREALDAGYRTLVAGGGDGTVREMAQALLANGSDASMAVLPLGTANDFAHAAEIPLAPFEALTLLSREPVPVDVGEMNGEPFLNMATGGFGSKVTATTSEELKRVLGGSAYLLTGLSRFNELRAAWGRFVAPDFAWEGEFLALGIGNGRQSGGGQQLCPQASIDDGLLDLCIVPAPADAVGTLGTLLSGGLLGIDTVSVSARVPWLEVEGPDEISINLDGEPCAAKCMRFSVRRRALRLHLPDDSPLLRDEPLPRAQQQTA; via the coding sequence ATGAACACATCCAAGGCATTGCTGGTGCTCCATGGGAAACAAGCGGTCAACGAGGACCTGCGAGCCGCGGTCAGCGAATGGCGTCAACTGGGAAACGAACTGGCTGTCAGGGTGACCTGGGAGGCGGGTGATACCGCGCGGCTGGTGCGCGAGGCGCTCGATGCAGGCTATCGCACGCTGGTTGCCGGTGGCGGGGACGGCACCGTACGGGAAATGGCGCAGGCACTGCTGGCCAACGGGAGTGATGCGAGCATGGCCGTGTTGCCGTTGGGCACCGCCAACGACTTCGCGCATGCCGCGGAAATTCCGCTGGCACCGTTCGAGGCATTGACCCTGCTCAGCCGTGAGCCGGTGCCGGTGGATGTCGGCGAAATGAATGGCGAGCCCTTCCTCAACATGGCGACCGGTGGCTTCGGCTCGAAGGTCACGGCGACCACTTCCGAGGAATTGAAAAGGGTGCTCGGCGGGAGCGCCTATCTGCTGACCGGGCTGTCGCGTTTCAACGAACTGCGCGCTGCCTGGGGGCGGTTCGTCGCGCCGGACTTCGCCTGGGAAGGAGAGTTTCTCGCCCTCGGGATCGGCAATGGACGCCAGTCCGGTGGCGGGCAGCAGCTTTGCCCGCAAGCCTCGATCGACGACGGCCTGCTCGACCTCTGTATCGTGCCGGCTCCAGCCGATGCGGTAGGGACGCTCGGCACGCTGTTGAGCGGCGGCCTGCTGGGCATCGATACCGTTTCGGTGTCCGCGCGGGTGCCATGGCTCGAGGTTGAAGGGCCGGACGAAATCAGCATCAACCTTGACGGCGAACCCTGTGCGGCGAAATGCATGCGGTTCTCCGTAAGGCGCCGTGCGCTGCGGCTGCATCTGCCCGACGACAGCCCGCTGCTACGCGACGAACCCTTGCCGCGTGCTCAACAGCAGACTGCCTGA
- a CDS encoding chemotaxis protein CheV: MAGILESVDQRTRLVGQNRLEILMFRLSGRQQFAINVFKVQEVVQLPKMTLMPHRHGSVCGVVNLRGQTLPVIDLSRAIGLRPLVPDERSTIIVTEYNRSIQAFLVGGVDRILNLNWEEVLPPPSTAGRQHYLTAITKVDDALVEVIDVEKVLAEIVPYDTSISPERLTDPVLERARGREVLCVDDSTVALAQLRETLSQLGITVHSASDGMKGLNKLKAWADAGEILTDRLLMVFTDAEMPEMDGYRLTTEIRNDPRLRDLYVVLHTSLSGSFNLAMVKKVGCDNFLSKFQPEKLVDVVRDRLMQDEPH; this comes from the coding sequence ATGGCCGGCATTCTAGAGTCAGTCGATCAACGCACCCGGTTGGTGGGGCAGAATCGCCTGGAAATCCTCATGTTCAGGCTTTCGGGCCGTCAGCAATTTGCCATCAACGTGTTCAAGGTGCAGGAAGTGGTGCAGCTGCCGAAGATGACGCTGATGCCGCACCGCCACGGGTCGGTTTGCGGGGTCGTCAATCTGCGTGGCCAGACGCTGCCGGTGATCGACCTGTCGCGCGCCATCGGGCTGCGACCACTGGTGCCGGACGAGCGCAGCACTATCATCGTGACCGAATACAACCGCTCGATTCAGGCGTTTCTGGTCGGCGGCGTGGATCGCATCCTCAATCTCAATTGGGAGGAGGTGTTGCCGCCGCCCTCGACCGCTGGACGTCAGCACTACCTCACCGCCATCACCAAGGTCGACGACGCATTGGTCGAGGTGATCGACGTGGAGAAGGTGCTGGCCGAAATCGTTCCCTATGACACCAGCATCTCGCCGGAGCGCCTGACCGACCCCGTGCTCGAACGCGCCAGAGGGCGTGAGGTGCTCTGCGTCGACGATTCGACAGTTGCCCTGGCGCAGCTGCGCGAAACCTTGAGTCAGCTCGGCATCACCGTCCATTCGGCGAGCGACGGCATGAAGGGGTTGAACAAGCTCAAGGCCTGGGCCGACGCCGGAGAAATCCTCACCGATCGATTGCTGATGGTGTTCACCGATGCCGAAATGCCGGAAATGGACGGCTATCGGCTGACTACCGAAATCCGCAACGATCCGCGTCTGCGGGACCTGTATGTGGTGCTGCATACCTCGCTGTCCGGCAGCTTCAACCTGGCGATGGTGAAGAAAGTCGGTTGCGACAACTTCCTTTCCAAGTTTCAGCCGGAGAAACTGGTGGATGTCGTCCGGGATCGCCTGATGCAGGACGAACCCCACTGA